A portion of the Jaculus jaculus isolate mJacJac1 chromosome 5, mJacJac1.mat.Y.cur, whole genome shotgun sequence genome contains these proteins:
- the Ucn gene encoding urocortin, with product MRPKGREALLVALLLLAQPHLGSSQQSPAAVAEAGVQDPNLRWSPGARNQGGGARALLLLLAERFPRRWAAAAGGERLRRDDPPLSIDLTFHLLRTLLELARTQSQRERAEQNRIIFDSVGK from the coding sequence ATGAGGCCCAAGGGACGCGAGGCGCTGCTGGTGGCGCTACTGCTCCTGGCACAGCCGCACCTCGGGAGCAGCCAGCAGAGCCCCGCGGCGGTGGCGGAGGCCGGGGTCCAGGATCCAAATCTGCGGTGGAGCCCAGGGGCACGGAACCAGGGCGGCGGAGCCCGAGCGCTCCTCTTGCTGTTGGCGGAGCGCTTCCCGCGCCGGTGGGCGGCCGCGGCAGGCGGCGAGCGGCTGCGACGGGACGACCCTCCACTGTCCATCGACCTCACTTTCCACCTGCTACGGACCCTGCTGGAGCTGGCACGGACTCAGAGCCAGCGGGAGCGCGCCGAGCAGAACCGCATCATATTCGACTCGGTGGGCAAGTGA